One Streptomyces sp. NBC_00554 DNA segment encodes these proteins:
- a CDS encoding class I SAM-dependent methyltransferase → MTTSDDALLAEQIAYYRARAFEYDRIYAERADLRELVAALDGLPVAGDVLELACGTGQWTGSLASRARSVTAVDSAPEVLGIARERAGSLKVAFVQADVFAWRPERRYDTVFFAFWLSHVPASRFGDFWATVAAALAPDGRAVFIDEGLAGAALEDVSSEVRSLDDGSEYRIVKIYHEPAALSAELTALGWSADVRPLGDFIVGVAEPPTPL, encoded by the coding sequence ATGACAACTTCTGACGATGCCCTTCTGGCGGAGCAGATTGCCTACTACCGGGCCCGCGCCTTCGAGTACGACCGGATCTACGCCGAGCGGGCGGACCTGCGGGAACTGGTGGCCGCGCTCGACGGCCTCCCCGTCGCCGGTGACGTGCTGGAGCTGGCCTGCGGTACGGGTCAGTGGACCGGGTCGCTGGCCTCGCGGGCTCGCTCGGTGACCGCTGTCGACTCGGCGCCGGAGGTGCTGGGCATCGCGCGTGAGCGTGCCGGGTCCCTCAAGGTGGCGTTCGTGCAGGCCGACGTGTTCGCGTGGCGGCCGGAGCGCCGCTACGACACCGTGTTCTTCGCCTTCTGGCTCAGCCATGTCCCGGCGTCCCGCTTCGGGGACTTCTGGGCGACCGTCGCCGCTGCGCTGGCCCCGGACGGCAGAGCCGTCTTCATCGACGAGGGCCTGGCCGGGGCAGCCCTCGAGGACGTCTCCTCGGAGGTCCGCAGCCTCGACGACGGCAGCGAGTACCGGATCGTGAAGATCTACCACGAGCCCGCGGCGCTCTCCGCAGAGCTCACCGCGCTGGGCTGGTCGGCCGACGTCAGGCCGCTGGGGGACTTCATCGTCGGTGTGGCCGAGCCCCCGACTCCGCTCTGA
- the argC gene encoding N-acetyl-gamma-glutamyl-phosphate reductase: MAVRAAVAGASGYAGGELLRLLLVHPEIEIGALTGNSNAGQRLGALQPHLLPLAGRVLEETTPEVLAGHDVVFLALPHGQSAAVAEQLGPDVLVVDMGADFRLKDPADWEKFYGSEHAGTWPYGLPELPGARAALEGSKRIAVPGCYPTATSLALFPAYAAGLAENEAVIVAASGTSGAGKAPKAHLLGSEVMGSMSPYGVGGGHRHTPEIIQNLGAAAGESVTVSFTPTLAPMPRGILATCSAKAKPGVTAESVRAVYEKAYADEPFVHLLPEGQWPATASVYGSNAVQVQVAFDAAAHRIIAISAIDNLTKGTAGGAVQSMNIALGLPEDMGLSTIGVAP, encoded by the coding sequence ATGGCGGTACGTGCGGCAGTGGCAGGAGCGAGTGGGTACGCGGGCGGGGAACTGCTGCGGCTGCTCCTGGTGCACCCCGAGATCGAGATCGGCGCTCTGACCGGCAACTCCAACGCCGGCCAGCGCCTGGGCGCGCTCCAGCCGCATCTGCTGCCGCTCGCCGGCCGCGTCCTTGAGGAGACCACCCCCGAGGTCCTCGCCGGCCACGACGTCGTGTTCCTCGCGCTGCCCCACGGGCAGTCCGCCGCCGTCGCCGAGCAGCTGGGCCCGGATGTCCTGGTCGTCGACATGGGCGCCGACTTCCGGCTGAAGGACCCGGCCGACTGGGAGAAGTTCTACGGCTCCGAGCACGCCGGGACCTGGCCGTACGGCCTCCCCGAACTGCCGGGTGCCCGCGCCGCGCTGGAGGGGTCCAAGCGCATCGCGGTACCCGGTTGCTACCCCACGGCCACCTCGCTGGCGCTCTTCCCGGCGTACGCGGCGGGCCTCGCCGAGAACGAGGCCGTGATCGTCGCCGCCTCCGGGACCTCGGGTGCCGGCAAGGCGCCCAAGGCGCACCTCCTCGGCAGCGAGGTCATGGGCTCCATGTCCCCGTACGGCGTCGGCGGCGGTCACAGGCACACCCCCGAGATCATCCAGAACCTCGGCGCCGCCGCGGGCGAGTCCGTCACCGTCTCCTTCACGCCGACCCTCGCGCCGATGCCCCGCGGCATCCTTGCCACCTGCAGCGCCAAGGCGAAGCCCGGCGTCACCGCCGAGTCCGTACGGGCCGTATACGAGAAGGCGTACGCGGACGAGCCGTTCGTACACCTGCTCCCGGAGGGGCAGTGGCCCGCGACGGCGTCTGTCTACGGTTCCAACGCCGTTCAGGTGCAGGTCGCCTTCGACGCCGCCGCGCACCGCATCATCGCGATCAGCGCCATCGACAACCTGACCAAGGGCACCGCGGGCGGTGCCGTCCAGAGCATGAACATCGCCCTCGGGCTTCCCGAGGACATGGGTCTTTCCACGATCGGAGTCGCACCGTGA
- the argJ gene encoding bifunctional glutamate N-acetyltransferase/amino-acid acetyltransferase ArgJ has translation MSVTAAKGFQAAGIAAGIKENGNPDLALVVNKGPRPAAAGVFTSNRVKAAPVLWSEQVLKGGRVTAVVLNSGGANACTGPKGFQDTHATAEKVADTLGLNAAEVAVASTGLIGILLPMDKLLTGVETAAASLSEHGGEKAAIAIKTTDSVHKTSVVTGDGWTVGGMAKGAGMLAPGLATMLVVLTTDADVESDVLDKALRAATKVTFDRVDSDGCMSTNDTVLLLASGASEVTPDQQEFAEAVRKVCDDLGQQLIRDAEGASKDIKVEVVNAASEDDAVEVGRSIARNNLLKCAIHGEDPNWGRVLSAIGTTQAAFEPDQLNVAINGVWVCKNGGVGEDRELVDMRYREVHIVADLAAGSETATIWTNDLTADYVHENSAYSS, from the coding sequence GTGAGTGTCACGGCAGCAAAGGGATTCCAGGCTGCGGGCATCGCAGCCGGGATCAAGGAGAACGGCAACCCCGACCTGGCCCTCGTGGTCAACAAGGGGCCCCGTCCGGCCGCCGCGGGCGTCTTCACCTCCAACCGCGTGAAGGCCGCGCCGGTGCTGTGGTCCGAGCAGGTCCTCAAGGGCGGCCGGGTGACCGCCGTGGTCCTCAACTCCGGTGGTGCCAACGCCTGTACGGGGCCGAAGGGCTTCCAGGACACGCACGCGACCGCCGAGAAGGTGGCCGACACCCTCGGGCTCAACGCGGCCGAGGTCGCCGTCGCCTCGACCGGCCTCATCGGCATCCTGCTCCCGATGGACAAGCTGCTCACGGGAGTTGAGACGGCGGCCGCGTCCCTGAGCGAGCACGGCGGTGAGAAGGCCGCCATCGCCATCAAGACCACCGACAGCGTCCACAAGACCTCCGTGGTCACCGGCGACGGCTGGACAGTCGGCGGCATGGCGAAGGGCGCCGGCATGCTCGCCCCCGGCCTCGCCACCATGCTCGTGGTCCTGACGACGGACGCCGACGTCGAGAGCGACGTACTGGACAAGGCGCTGCGGGCGGCCACGAAGGTCACCTTCGACCGCGTCGACTCCGACGGCTGCATGTCGACCAACGACACCGTGCTGCTGCTCGCCTCCGGTGCGTCCGAAGTCACCCCGGACCAGCAGGAGTTCGCGGAGGCCGTACGGAAGGTCTGCGACGACCTCGGGCAGCAGCTCATCCGGGACGCCGAGGGTGCCAGCAAGGACATCAAGGTCGAGGTCGTGAACGCCGCGAGCGAGGACGACGCCGTCGAGGTGGGCCGCTCCATCGCCCGCAACAACCTCCTCAAGTGCGCGATCCACGGCGAGGACCCCAACTGGGGCCGGGTGCTCTCCGCCATCGGCACCACCCAAGCCGCCTTCGAGCCGGACCAGTTGAACGTCGCCATCAACGGCGTCTGGGTCTGCAAGAACGGCGGCGTCGGCGAGGACCGTGAGCTCGTCGACATGCGCTACCGCGAGGTCCACATCGTCGCCGACCTCGCCGCAGGCAGTGAGACCGCCACGATCTGGACCAACGACCTCACCGCGGACTACGTCCACGAGAACAGCGCGTACTCCTCATGA
- the argB gene encoding acetylglutamate kinase: MSTTRKHTALPKAQILIEALPWLTRHQGKTVVVKFGGNAMIDEELKSAFAQDIVFLHHAGLKPVVVHGGGPQISAALDRHGIVSEFKAGLRVTTEEAMDVVRMVLAGQVQRELVGLLNQHGPLAVGMTGEDAHTITATKHQPEIDGELIDIGRVGEITAIDTGAIEALLSDGRIPVVSSIARSQDDGHVYNVNADTAAAALAAALGAETLMVLTDVEGLYEDWPNSDEVISRLTASQLEKLLPELASGMVPKMEGCLHAVRNGVTTARVIDGRVQHSILLEIFTDEGIGTMVVPDQEEEGDAA; this comes from the coding sequence ATGAGCACTACTCGTAAGCACACCGCGCTGCCCAAGGCGCAGATCCTCATCGAGGCGCTGCCCTGGCTGACCCGGCACCAAGGCAAGACCGTCGTCGTCAAGTTCGGCGGCAACGCCATGATCGACGAGGAGCTGAAGTCCGCCTTCGCGCAGGACATCGTCTTCCTGCACCACGCAGGCCTCAAGCCCGTCGTCGTGCACGGCGGCGGCCCGCAGATCAGCGCCGCCCTCGACCGGCACGGCATCGTCAGCGAGTTCAAGGCGGGCCTGCGGGTCACCACCGAGGAGGCCATGGACGTCGTACGCATGGTCCTTGCCGGACAGGTGCAGCGTGAACTGGTCGGGCTGCTCAACCAGCACGGGCCGCTCGCTGTCGGAATGACCGGCGAGGACGCGCACACCATCACCGCCACCAAGCACCAGCCCGAGATCGACGGCGAGTTGATCGACATCGGGCGGGTCGGCGAGATCACCGCAATCGACACGGGTGCCATCGAGGCGCTGCTCTCCGACGGCCGTATCCCGGTCGTCTCCTCGATCGCCCGCTCCCAGGACGACGGACATGTCTACAACGTCAATGCTGATACGGCGGCTGCGGCACTCGCTGCGGCGCTGGGTGCCGAAACCCTGATGGTCCTCACCGACGTCGAGGGTCTCTACGAGGACTGGCCCAACAGCGACGAGGTGATCAGCCGCCTCACCGCCTCCCAACTGGAGAAGCTGCTGCCCGAACTGGCCAGCGGCATGGTGCCGAAGATGGAGGGCTGTCTGCACGCCGTACGCAACGGCGTCACCACCGCCCGGGTCATCGACGGCCGGGTCCAGCACTCGATCCTGCTGGAGATCTTCACCGACGAGGGGATCGGCACGATGGTCGTGCCCGATCAGGAGGAAGAGGGGGACGCCGCATGA
- a CDS encoding VOC family protein, translating to MTLRPALVNIKALDDSAVGRFWAEALGWGVTSGGSGATAAQPVGFDWQDPAGVCIDVIAVPEPKTATKNRVHLDLATTSAAHQAELVARLRSLGAMPADVGQGDVPWTVLADPEGNEFCVLEPREVYRDTGPIAAVVVDCVDPRVMARFWGEAIGWTLHEVTDDHASFRSAEGVGPYLEFLRKLDVKTVPDRVHLDLVPDPGDDKAAEVARLRALGATDLDVGQGDVPWTCLADPEGHEFCVLARS from the coding sequence ATGACACTGCGACCTGCCCTGGTGAACATAAAGGCTCTTGACGACTCGGCGGTCGGGCGGTTCTGGGCGGAGGCGCTCGGCTGGGGTGTCACCAGCGGGGGATCCGGCGCGACCGCCGCTCAGCCCGTCGGCTTCGACTGGCAGGACCCGGCCGGCGTATGCATCGATGTCATTGCCGTCCCGGAACCCAAGACGGCAACGAAGAACCGTGTGCACCTCGATCTCGCCACCACCTCCGCGGCCCATCAGGCGGAGCTGGTCGCGCGCCTCCGGTCACTCGGTGCGATGCCCGCCGACGTGGGCCAGGGCGATGTGCCGTGGACGGTCCTCGCCGACCCGGAGGGCAACGAGTTCTGCGTCCTTGAGCCTCGGGAGGTCTACCGGGACACCGGGCCGATCGCCGCGGTGGTGGTCGACTGCGTGGATCCGCGGGTCATGGCCCGGTTCTGGGGCGAGGCGATCGGCTGGACCCTGCACGAGGTGACCGACGATCATGCATCGTTTCGCTCCGCCGAGGGTGTCGGGCCGTATCTCGAGTTCCTCCGCAAGCTCGATGTGAAGACCGTGCCGGACCGCGTTCATCTCGACCTGGTGCCGGACCCCGGTGACGACAAGGCGGCGGAGGTGGCCCGGCTGCGGGCCCTCGGCGCCACCGACCTCGACGTCGGCCAGGGCGATGTCCCGTGGACGTGCCTGGCCGACCCGGAGGGCCACGAGTTCTGCGTCCTTGCCCGGTCCTGA